The Daphnia pulex isolate KAP4 chromosome 6, ASM2113471v1 genome contains the following window.
AGGTCAGGCAGATAGTTGCAGTAACGCTTCCTGCTACTATTAaaggtatttcatttttgctgtaaaataattataataatcgCTAAACAATATACTTatcgttttatttataatgCGTAGATTCTGCAAAGACCGTGAGTGACATTTGCAGTCTTCCACCTGACAATTCGAAAACCACAGGCCGTGCTTGTATGGCTTTTGTTCCATCCTGGACTTTTAATTCCACCTCGAATAAATGTGAAAGTTATGTTTACGGAGGGTGCGGCAAAACGGCTAATCTTTTCAGAACGGAAGAAGCCTGTCAATCCACATGCGGATCAACAGCCAGTAAGAATCAGTTGAAACcattaatgaaatcaaatctaATCATTCATTGTATTAACTTTTGCATATATTTCAAGAAACTGTTATCCACGCCTCAGTTCGAAATCAGGAATCATGTCTTCTTCCTGTCGCCAAGGGTCCTTGTTTCGGCTTCATGAAACGCTACGGTTTCAATAAGGTAATTAACAAATGTATTTTGATTATCAGACGACACCTCAACTTGACGGTTTGTTCATTTCCAGGAAAAGAACAGGTGTGAACTATTTACTTATGGAGGTTGCCAAGGAAACAGTTAAGTAACTTATAATAAacttattattaataaattaacTTATTAATAATGTTAACTTATAATAAATTAACACTTAGGTAACAATTTCGCAACTGCTGATCAATGTTTTGACGCATGTGGAGGCGCTTTGCCCAGTTTgggtaaataattttaacgAAGATTGACGTCAATCTTGgtctaaatttttattgatttgattaaCAGTCTCCGAGTGCGAGCAAGTAACATGTCCCATTTCGAACAAACGATATTTTGAGAGAGGATGTCGACCAGATTACAAAGGAAAGGCTTGTTGCCCGACTAGCTTCAGCTGCCGTAAGTTGCCTTAATAATAACcagtttcatttgaaattaataatCACTTTCACGGTGAACTTGACTCTCTGCAGCTGATGATAAATCAGCCAAAGGTGTTTGCCATTACGGCGGAGTGACTTACCAATTGGGACAGAAAGTTCCAGCCGTGACTGAAGACCAGCCGTGCAAAACAAATTGCTTCTGCGTTAGCAGTGTCGAGCAGTAAGTGCAAAGTGCGGTCCATCTCGAGAAACGCTGTTTAATTATCTTTGCGTTTCTAGTCAAGACGGAGCGACAATTAAATGCAGCGACGTGGAGTGTCCATTAGTGGATCCGCCATCCAATGGCAAAGAGGGATGCGAATTAGTAACGAAACCCAACACTTGTTGCCCTTCTTATCAATGCCGTGAGTTGTCTCCAGATTTAAcattatcaattttttaaaaaagaagaacttaatttaattaaaaatacgaAACATTTCAGACGATCATTCGtcagaagaaaaggaagtcgATATCTGCTTGCTGAACGGCAAAGAGTTCAACAGGGGGCAAGCCATTCCGACCGGAGATCCATGCAAAACTTGCACATGTGTTGAAGGATTCACAGGTTTCGTACAATTTGATTAGAGTAGCTGAATATTGTAGTGACACATTTATTTCCGTACAGGATTGAACGGACCAGGATGTCGTGACACTCAATGCCTTATCGACAATCGTATCGGATGTGTTCCAGTCTACACGGAAAATGTTTGCTGCCCTACGAGTTACAAATGCGGTAAAATTGCAGTTTTCTTAATGATAAACCtatttttgatcaaattatttttgaaaatcagctaAAGATACGGTTGCGGCAGCCGAGAATAAGACGAGAATCATCCGTGTGGAAGGCGGACCCGGTAAACAGAGCGCCGTGACACTTCCGTTCTTGATTCCCGGAGGAAACGTGAGAAAATGGCAAGTGAAAGCAGCACTTTGTCTTTTGCCAAGAGATATAGGAAGATGCAGGGCTTCTGTTCCTTCGTTTTACTATGACGCCGATCAACTGAAATGCGTGCTCTTCAATTTCGGCGGTTGCGACGTAATTATTTAACAACACACATATTTCATGCCATAATTAACTAATCAAaccaattcaatttaaaaagggaaatgcaaATCGTTTCTCATCCGAGGCCGAGTGTTTGTCAACTTGCCAGCATTCCGACGTGGCAGAAACTGGTACGGTTGCCGAACCCGTGGCTACcgaagaaaccaaaaagacAGTCGAAGGAACCAAAAAAGTCGCATCACCTTTCAAAcgtaaatcaaacaaattctaAAACCCTACTCGGTCTCTTTTCATGAAtactaatttgttttacatctTTTTCCAGCCAGTGGAGTCGCTGTCACATTACCGGCGCTGATTCCCGAAGATTGGGGCAAAGGAAAAGACTCGTCTTCCATCATGCTCCAGCGATGCTTGATGCCAATGCACATTGGACCTTGCCGGATGTCTCTTGAAAAATTCTATTACGACACTGAAAAGAAAGATTGTCTTTTGTTCTTCTACGGTGGCTGCAAGGTAATTAGAAACTTGATTAACTTTGTAACCGTATTTTTATTAGACGAATTCAATATTCTCCAGGGCAACTCGAATCAATTCGACACAGTGGAGGAATGTCGGCAAACTTGTCGCGTTAAATCTGAGGATGTAGCCAAACCGACTACTGCTATTCAGCAACCGGATCAAGATATAGCTAGTAAGTTACATATCCCTTATTAACAGCGTGTTGAATGAttttaaccaattttttcTCCAATATAGAAGTCGCTAAGCCGAGCGTGTGTGAAATGCCGCAAGAAGTTGGACCTTGCAAAGGACAAGTACCCGCCTATTTTTACAATAAGGATAGTGGAGCTTGCGAGAGCTTCTGGTTTGGTGGGTGTCGGGGCAACGCCAATCGGTTCGAGACAGAAGCCGAGTGTCAAACGAAATGTATTCCAAGTAGCTTGACTCCAGTATCGGCCGTGATTGGTGTAAAAGGAGCTGCACCTACTTTGGCACCCTCCTCAGGTAGTTATAGTCGCTgcaaattaattaaaacattcACTTGAATTCTAAACTTTTAGACACTGTTGCCGAACACTGCAAGTTGCCCGCTGACATTGGCCCTTGCAGAGCTGCCAAGCCCCGCTATCATTATAATTTGACGGCCGGAGAGTGTCAGCCGTTCAATTTCGGAGGGTGTagaggcaacaacaacaatttccaGACTATCGAACAATGTCAGAGCGAATGCGCTGCTGGTGGCGCCGTCAATCAACCCCTTCTAGCGTCGATTAAAGAACAcgtcagaaaagaaatgaatgaagGTAATTGCACAATGCACAATGGAAATAATGTTGTCGTGATTGATAGTTTGTAATACATTTTCGCATTACTTTAATTTAACAGAGGAAATCAACAGGTGCAAATTACCAGCCGATGTCGGTTTCTGCCGCTCTTTCCAGGAGCGATTCTATTACGACAGCATCGAGAGTCAGTGCAAGGTAAAGTCATTTTCGATTTGAAAAGTGTTACGAGTAATATTAccaattattttcatattgTTTTGAATTAATAAAGACATTTTCGTGGGGCGGATGTCGtggaaattcaaacaattttccCACATCAGAGGAATGTATGGTCACTTGCGACAGACAAGGGAAGTTGGCTGCGGCTGTCACTGCTGACGCTAAGACTCCCGGTCGATTCAGAGCTCCATCTCGATTCAGAGCTACTCCCGTCGTCGAAGACACCGCCCAGCCCGAAGTAGATACCAAGGAGTCTGAATTAGAAGCTGGTACGTAAAAGTTACATTGTCATTGAGAACTATTGTTAATGTTGATGTCTGCTGCTATCAAACAGCCTCAAGGAGAAGCGGCTTGACTTGCAAGTTCGGCAACGAGACACTAAACTTGGGTGATCGACTTCAGTCGGACGATCCTTGTGAGGAGTGCGTCTGTTCTACGCCACCAGAGATCACCTGCACACGGCAAACGTGCCCCCCATTTCCGGTCCTGAATGGCGCGGCCACCTGCCGAGAGACGGTCGTTCCCGATCAATGTTGTCCCATCATTGAATGCGTCTCCGCCAATCCACCAGTCCTTGATCCGCAAACCATTTGAGTGCTGTGAGTTCATATTTCAATAGAGTGCAGATGGAAGCTGGGTGGAGCCTGTGATCGGGCCTTTTGAGTGGTTTTAGTACCGGCAATGAAGTCTTACTCCGAAAAACATATTACACATATTATATCCAGCAAAAGTCATCCATATGAATTGATCCTTTCATTCTCTCCAAAATCACCTCGCTTGCCTTCAAATTtagattcattttttaaaagacatttAATTCTCGGGTGcaatgtttgtttgatttcaataaagaaaaatttcagtaAATTAAACACTTATTgtaaagaattattttctatttcattcctttttcaaCTGTGTTTAAAAGTAGTGTTGGTTCACTTGGTTGTCTATTAACGCAAAGCCGTTGTTTAATTATTCGTgcaaattttaacttttatctTGATTGTGGTAGCTCAGTGTAACTTGACGAGACGCACGATAAGACactaaaataatcccgatctGTTCAGCGGATGTTGAACGCGGGTGAGAAAACGCTTTTTTATCGACTTTGTTTGGAGCGAATTGGCGGTAATTtgatttctatcgatatcttagcatggctaattagaatattagtgtcgtctgctttcattTGGACATTTGGAACTTGGAACTTGGAAGTTGGAAGATGCAAAGAGAACGGATCGAtcacttattttttaaattgtacgTGGCTGCACGAGAAAAAgcacaataaattaaattacaaaaatgtggtcttCGTGTCTGTGAAGTGAAATGTATGTATATGTTATTAGTTCCTGAccagcatttatcatgtaagctGCTGtgccctgtcgatgcatggcagtttgtttgtaataacctttttcctttgtgcaaATTTGAGGCCTGAGCAAAACAGCAAGATATGTTTGTTTTACTTGTGCTGTAGCAACAATATCAGAATCACTGCTTGGGTAATATGATTTTCATTACTGTAACTTACTAGATATTTGAacgatgcatgacttgcaggAATTACATGGAAACCTTCAAGTTCttctgtttattaacaattagggtttacggcccattttataattttcaacttctctttactttttgtttatgtcaatatttctttcgtaacccattttttatttttcatttagataaacagcatcccgttggATTGGAAATACTACCGATGTCGGTCGAGTTAGAGATCTCTTcctccccttttctttaaatgtcctcgtgtgcACCCATGTAAGTGTGTGGGTGCTGaattcacgaggaccccctttttcctaCCCCGCCTGGTGGTGGATTCAACGACGGATTCAATCCCTGGATGAAGCACTTTTGTATGCCTGACcttatttcccaggcttaaaggtagggaAAAAAGTATcatcattctttctttctttcttttactaCTTGGGTTGCGTTGGTTATGAATTGTTACGGAGTACGAATATTCCcgagctaggcggttgactggaacttttttctcttgcagTTTTTGTTGACTCCGTAAGGGCTCATTGaataactcatttgtagaacgactgcaaGTCAGGCACAACTCACAAATTTGTCTGTGGGCAAGCAATcaaattccaaaatattttaactttaaacattttaagcAAATTGCAACTAAAAATTTTATGACTAAGATtaacctgccgccacaccggcatcACCTCCTCTTTCAAGGAATCTTGTGGATTGCAAAGTTATCCTGCCTAAAATCATCCCGTTTTTCTGCatcaattattaaaaataacatttattattgGATAGCACCGTCGGATGGGATAAACGAATAAAATCACTATACTTTTTTACAGGGTTACccataataaattcaaaagattttcgtGCTAATTCTGTCAATTATTCCTTTCGGGTTCCATCTGAAGCGTCAACAAACTTGATAATTGTCACTGAATGAACCTAACGCATACATCTGCATCACAAAAGAATGTTCGCAGAGTCAAGCAATATCCCCGTTCACTCCAAATGTGGACTCTCCCCCTTTTCGTTTGGGAAATGATTACGTAATAAAGAGGGTAAGCCAAAAGGATCGACGGCGCATGCGCTTTCCTGACAGGGGCCCGTCACGACAATGCGGAATGATCCGCATGCCGAACCATGGAGTGTTATATCTACTCAATGTCTGAATCTTCAATTGCCTCCCTTTGAAATAAGTCGCTTTCGATTTAGGCTACTGTCTGAATTTACAATTTCCATTCCCGAAATTTGTGCAATTCATCGTCGTGTTCGCGTTCGAGTTGTTGGTATCCCGCACACCCGCCGTTTTGATGACTTCCAACTTTTTCAAGTTTAATCCAGCTAACGCCAAGCGAAGTAAgtggttttaaaaataattagagCTTAATCACCACATTTCGTAAACTTTGATCTTGTTCGGACTtatcaattttggtttttaaaaaatgatttcctttaatttatttctttttttttattgatttgtttaaatCTCCGTCGTCTTCAACAGGTTACGCGTAGCACAGCATGCTTCTCTCTCGTTACATTACATCCCCTTATTGATATCTTTAAAACCTAATCTCGtattactttttccttttcctcccTTGCTTTAATTCCTCACTAAATAAGCATCAcattattgaattaaaaaggaaaacgtcGGATACGCACACGGTTCCCTTGGTACAAGTTATTCGATCCATATTACATAAAAGCACGATTTTCCACGAAGCTGAGCATCACTCTTGTATACACCGCACAGTGCgctgtttcttattttgttatttccaattttgaaATCCAATCGTTGGCGTTTTGATGGCGCCGTTTCGCGCAGGAGGCGCCAGCCGCAAAACCATTTAGATGATAGAGATCGCCATCCCCCCCTTCACGTACTTCTGGGCGTGTtttaaacgtaaaaaaaaaacctttttatacaaaataTACATTGCGCACATCAAACGAAAACTAGTGGACGGCAGGAGGGGTGGGGGGATAACATAAAATGAGGATTATAAAAATGACGCCAGGAGCACCGCACCGCTTACCatgtttatttaaagaaataaaaaatattatatgatccccttttttttacatttcccaGTGATGGATAGCAAAACAGGGCgggacttaaaaaaaaattatgttaagTTTACACGGGACCCGGGAAAGGATTGAAATCTATATGTTGCGAGTGACTGAGTTAGACGAAGGGAACCAAATCTCTTTCCTCTTTATCCGTGTTGCACCTATTTGAAAGTCCTCTGTGTACCATCACCTCCTCcgctccccctcccccctataCAGCTTTCCTTATGTCATTGTACTCTCTTGACATTAATAGGCGGCTAAAATATTGATTCTCTTTTCAAGTTACGTAGCCTCTGAAAGCCTTGCCCAGTGCTCGAGCATCTGCTCTTTTCGCTATTCGTTCGCTAAACACGtaatagagaaaaaaggttttaaagtGCTTTCAAATCCGACAGGATATAGTATCGGGTCGAGcccattttgattatttctttcttttttctcttaaaaataaaaaagagattctCGGGCGAAAAAGTTTTACATAATCAATCTCTCACTCCGTCTATTGTGGGAAAAAGGCTGAAAGTCAGTGTGATGACGAATGCGCTGTGTGCATTTCTATCGCATTATCATTCATTAATACGCCGATATAGTGTAGAGCTGATGATTTATGATTTTTCGCCTCAGTTGACATGAGGATGGACGCCAATACGGAATACAGGAAAACCGCGGGACTGGCTCCCCAGGAATGCGGAGGCTGCGGCAAATTCATCACCGATAGGTAAGCCCCCAAGGCCCCAAGATCACGATTGATGAAACTAATGATGAATGGCTCTCTATTTCCAAAACGGCAGGTATTTGCTACAAGCCCTGGATCTTTATTGGCATGAAGATTGCCTCAAGTGTGGCTGCTGTGATTGCCGACTAAGTGAAAACGGATCGACACTCTACACCAGAGCCAATTTGGTACTCTGCCGGAGAGATTACTTAAGGTAACACCCATTAAAGGAACCTTTAATTTGTTCACTTAAAAATTTAACCACCACCAAAGGATACGAGACGAAGCGAGGTTTAGTCTATATTTAagcccaacacacacacaaagtagGAGATATATGTTATTACACGCTGGTTGTATTCGTTTCCCACGGATTTTTGCTTGTGGGTTTGTTGTCGCAAGAGATTGGATCGAGTCGCTGGCAATAAATAATCGGCAAGGAGGGAGCGCGGGTGTGCAGCTCGATGAGCGAAATCTATTATCAGTGGACGACCTATGAGAGTCATCATTCATCGGGTGGGGGCTCTTATCGGGCGTGTGAGACCCTAGAGCGGAAAGCCAAACAGCACCAGTAGCTAGAGATGGGTTTTCATCGGGGTTGCATCGCTTGGCTGCATTCCCGCATTCACCcagatttttctctctctcctttttagaATATAACCGCGACGACATCGTCGACCTTGGCCAGATAAGT
Protein-coding sequences here:
- the LOC124196387 gene encoding papilin-like, whose amino-acid sequence is MLSEKLIFILLLAAVATAIPRPDDSEESKADDEDDCSLPAIQPGIKKSCSGFLTRWTFNNGACQQITYGGCGGTKNLFETEYACNAKCNRKALLRGPPGARSSESAPSPCHLPSAAGYCRAHIPSFYFDSVSGECKSFVYTGCKGNANNFFSMEDCRKTCKVRQIVAVTLPATIKDSAKTVSDICSLPPDNSKTTGRACMAFVPSWTFNSTSNKCESYVYGGCGKTANLFRTEEACQSTCGSTAKTVIHASVRNQESCLLPVAKGPCFGFMKRYGFNKEKNRCELFTYGGCQGNSNNFATADQCFDACGGALPSLVSECEQVTCPISNKRYFERGCRPDYKGKACCPTSFSCPDDKSAKGVCHYGGVTYQLGQKVPAVTEDQPCKTNCFCVSSVEHQDGATIKCSDVECPLVDPPSNGKEGCELVTKPNTCCPSYQCHDHSSEEKEVDICLLNGKEFNRGQAIPTGDPCKTCTCVEGFTGLNGPGCRDTQCLIDNRIGCVPVYTENVCCPTSYKCAKDTVAAAENKTRIIRVEGGPGKQSAVTLPFLIPGGNVRKWQVKAALCLLPRDIGRCRASVPSFYYDADQLKCVLFNFGGCDGNANRFSSEAECLSTCQHSDVAETGTVAEPVATEETKKTVEGTKKVASPFKPSGVAVTLPALIPEDWGKGKDSSSIMLQRCLMPMHIGPCRMSLEKFYYDTEKKDCLLFFYGGCKGNSNQFDTVEECRQTCRVKSEDVAKPTTAIQQPDQDIAKVAKPSVCEMPQEVGPCKGQVPAYFYNKDSGACESFWFGGCRGNANRFETEAECQTKCIPSSLTPVSAVIGVKGAAPTLAPSSDTVAEHCKLPADIGPCRAAKPRYHYNLTAGECQPFNFGGCRGNNNNFQTIEQCQSECAAGGAVNQPLLASIKEHVRKEMNEEEINRCKLPADVGFCRSFQERFYYDSIESQCKTFSWGGCRGNSNNFPTSEECMVTCDRQGKLAAAVTADAKTPGRFRAPSRFRATPVVEDTAQPEVDTKESELEAASRRSGLTCKFGNETLNLGDRLQSDDPCEECVCSTPPEITCTRQTCPPFPVLNGAATCRETVVPDQCCPIIECVSANPPVLDPQTI